The nucleotide sequence cacCCAAAAATTTCGAGAGGCTCACTCAAGATGCCTTGGGTGCGTGCGTGGCTGCGTGCCTCATCCCTCATGAATCAAATCGGCCAGGACTGGATACAATTTAAGTAGAGCAAATTGCAGCATAGCCATTGTCACAGAACGCAAGGAATGACATTGGGTACCGTCAATATGCATCTTACTCCGTAGATATGTATCGACCAAGAGAGGTTGTCACGATGTCGACCTTAGGCCTCTTCGTGGGCCCAAATTCGAGCTGGAATGCTACACATGGCAGGATCTTTTGTGCGAAACCACGGGGCTTTCGAGGCTTTTTCAAGCCGTTGGTCGCGTAAATTGTTGGCTATCAATAGCAGGACCCAGGGGACATTTCTTAGCCCATTTAATACCCAAAGAAAACATCTACGTTCAATTCGAGGCATGTCGTAACCACCCCACCGTCAAGGACCTAGAAACGGCGTCCATGGCAATGTATTAAGGGAAGAGGTGATGACTTCGATGGAGGAGGCCGGGAACGGAAGGAAACCCACTGGGCCAAATTTGACCGGATAACCCTCAGCAAGCCGCCGTAGCGGAGCCTTCCTGTGTCAGTTCAGACTCATCTCCTCACATGACGGTGTAGAGTAAGTCCTCGCTGATGGTagaaaggaaagaaagaaattCCTGAAAGCAGACCTGCAGGAGAGGAATTTTATATGAGGCGTTGGCAGAACCGGATGGGTCCCTGGGTCCCAGTCTAGACCGCCCAAGGACTAGCGCAGCTTACTGCAACATTCGACCCTAACCCTAGAAACAATGAACTGGCAAGCTGGGTTGCAAAACAAGGTTGCTTTGTTTGCCCAAGCTTGACCATGGCTTCATTGTACAGCTTGAAACCCTTGGATTCCGGATGCTGTATCCGGAGTTATTTGATTTTGAATCGAGACCTGGGTGTCTCTGGGCTTTGATGATGAGTGCTCAGCCGAGTTTGAGTCACGCAACCACATACATACCTATACTTGAAAACAGTATCCAGAATCGCTATTCATCTATGTTCTTATCTAGGGAATCGACAATATTTGCGCAAACACGTATATGTCTTCAAATTTTGGGAAACGCCCCATTGTAACCTCCCACAACAGCAGTCATAAGGCGGTTTGCAATCGCCGTGTCCGGCGGCACTCTCAGGTCGCCCTCGACGTACTCGGGCGGTGCTGACTGTCCCAAATTGCTGACCCCGGACGAGAGCGCCTTTCGAACCTCGGCCATGGGAAACCACTTGGCATCCTCCAACTCGGGGTCATTGCCGAGAAATATCTTCTCGCCATCGCCAGGAAGTGCCTGCGCGATGGCTCCAATCATAAGGCTTCCAGGGAAAGGCCATGGTTGAGAGCTGTGCAACACAACCCTACCAACGGTGACGCCGCTCTCTTCCCAGACCTCTCGCCTCGTCGCCTCCTCGATAGACTCGCCCGGCTCAAGAAATCCAGCCAAGGTGCTGTACCAGTATTTCGGCCATCGCTTGTTCCTTCCGAGAAGCACCTTGGTGCCGTCTGCACTGACGACAGCCACGATTATCGTGGGGTCGGTTCTAGGGAAACTAATGTTGGAGACGGTACCCCTACTGGCACAAGGTTTCCTGTCGCGTTTCTCGCCACCCGCCATGTCTGTGGGGGACAGGCGCGTTTTGCTCCGGCGTGGACCGGTAATGTCTTCTGCCCACATTGCGAGCAAAATGGGTTTCTATCATTCCAAGCCATCACAGCTCGTGCTTGACCATAGATGGCAGCTGGGAGTTGATGCGAACAAAAATGTCAGTCACGTGCAGGTTGGCGAAGCGACTGAAAGTCGCCGACACTGAGGATGGTTCACGTTTTGCACAACTTACCTTCGCCAGGATTAAAACCCAAACTTCGTTGGTCTTGGTTGAACGAGAGGCCCTCTCTTGACGCTAGTGAGGTGACCACATCCTGGTTTTCTGTGAAATCTACCGCAAAGTAAGGGGCACCCTTGTAGTCCTTGTGCTGAAAGACATCTTGGTCGGATGCAGTCATTTTCTGCTTATCGTCTAGGCCTAGGAGTATTATAACAGGGTGCGACTCCTCCGAGTTGAAGTCATTGATCATATCCTCCTCTGTCTTGTCAAAGGGCCCCGAGCCCGTCACCGGCGCAACGTCTTCACGTGTGATCCAGGCGATACTCTTCTCGGCCGTGTGAACCAGAGGAGCGAGCTTGTCGAGCGCGAGGAAGCGGGCTGACGGATGCGCAAAAGCGGCCTGGAGAAAATCCCGGTTGTCGCGGAGGAACGAAACACGGTTCAGTGGGTTCTAGCGGTTTTGGTGGCAAGACAGTTCATCGTCAGCCCGAATACGTCTTCCGCCGGGGCATGGCGCTTTTCTGGGTGTCGACTGTGAGGTCGGTTTCATATCCTAACTAACCCCGGAAAAGTAGTTTGCGGTTTCGGCGCCGAACCTGCGCGTAAGCATAGAATCGTCCGCCGGCAGCTGCGGCAGAAGAGGTGACGGAGCCATTTTTGTTGCGCACTCGAACCGAGtatctttttgttgttgtagcAGGCCGGGTGTCGACGGTTCAACAAGGTTGGGAACGTTCAAAGGTGAGCGAGTGGGGGATCGGGGCAAGAGGATCGGAGTCTTCGGGATGGTATGGTGGGGTCGGCTGGTCGACTGACGTCTACTTCTTTTCCGGAGCGAATCGATTCCTGCGCCTGCTATTCCTGTAATGTAAAAGGTTCGATAACTGTGGAGGCAAATTAGGAGCGAAACAGAAACCTCTCTCATATCTactaaaaaaacaaaagcatTTACTGCCTTGCCCGCATCTAGGTCTACGGTATGTAGAGCGAGGTACGCAGCCAAGcgaggtaaaaaaaaaaagcatataTTATTAGTATCCAGATCGTACTGCAGGACTGATCCTTCCAGAACAATGGCGTCGAGGCTGCCAGGCTGCACAGTTAATTTTGAAATGCAATCAAGCATCCGTCATTTGTCGAGCTTTGTGTGGCCCTCATAGTGAGCTACAAACGTTGCGTCAAGGCCGATAAAGTTTATGCAAGTCCACTTGGTAGCTTGCATGGTAACTTTGGTGCAGTTTTTTGCCCCGTTGACGCATGCTTGGGCTTACGAAACAGGCAAGTGAATTGCCCCGATCCCCGCACAAATCGGGCTTGGTAGCTGCGCTTGATTGCCAAGTGCATCCCAGCCTGGTTACTGCAAGCCGTAGCACCGATGAAAAATTTCCATCAGCGCATGCAACATCGTAAACATAAAAAATTAATAATGGAATAAGGCGAAATAAAGAAAACACGTTTGCATTTGTacccttcttttttccctcttctaTGCATATGTCTGACTACATCTTGACTGGTGACGACACCAAATTTTGATTTCATTTCCAAGTACCAACAGATATTGTTTTACGGTACGGTACGGTAATCGAAGCAGTCCGTGCCTTTTAATAATTAATTCTATTGCAAGACAAGCCTTCCTTGGTTCACCCAGAAAACTCTTCTCAACCCTTGATTCCTCGGCATTCCACAACGCTTGCTGCGGTTACTAGACGCGCAGATTTAATTTTGaaccaagttttttttttccttcggCATCATCAATCGCCGTTCCCATCTCACCACAGTCCTGTCTGTTCGTTGCAGGCGACTGGTGATTaattttgcttttctctGTCTGTTATCAACAACCATCGATCTAGAAGGCGGCTAGAAAAGGCTTGCCGCGGCAAAGGCTTCCTTGATGTCATAGAGATCCCGCAAAAGGGATTGAACAGAGGGATCATGGCGCCACCAACAGGGCCTTTGAATTTGGATGTTGAAGCAATATCTGGGATATGCGGGTAGGTAGGAGCAAAGTTTAAAAACTTTGAATTCCATTGTTGGCGATCATGGCTGTAAACGGAATCGAACCTATCACGACTCTGagctaccttgcctaccaaATCGTACCCAGCACCTAGCTAACAACATCACGTGCAGATCAATATCGATCGCATGCTGGGTCGTCGTCTTCTCGCCCCAGATTGTCGAGAACTTCCGCCGCGGTAGTGCAGATGGCCTGTCGCTGCAGTTCATCATCATCTGGCTACTCGGTGATGTCTTCAACATCCTGGGGGGCGTAATGCAGGGTGTCCTGCCGACCATGATCATACTGGCCATCTACTACACGATAGCCGACGTCGTTCTTCTGGGCCAGTGCTTCTACTACAGAGGTTTCACCTGGCGCGACGAGGTTGTTCCCAGCTCGACCCAGACACCCAAACCTGCGGATGGTGGTGTCTCGAATGGCAATGGTAGCAACCACCACGGCCAGCAGCCCAACGAGCGGACGGCTCTGCTTGCAAATGGCTCGAGCACTGGTCAGCAAGGCGCGTCGAGCCGTCGCGGCTCCTGGTCTGACCAATCCTACCACCTATCACCGGCTGTCCCGCTGATCGACGATGCCGTACTTGCGCGGGACGCTTTGGCTGCGTCTGTCGCCTCACCTTCGGCCACTCGAGGAGCTCCCGATAACCGCCCAAGTCGGTTGCAGGCAGTAGCCTTCAACTCCTTGGCCGTGTTGATGGTGTGCGCATCAGGGGTTGCGGGGTGGTACCTCAGCAGGTCGCGATCGGACCGAGAGGCGCCCAGTAAGGGCGAGGACTTGCTCGAGTTTAACATTCTCGGCCAAGTGTTTGGTTGGCTCTGCGCGGTTCTTTATCTCGGCTCGCGTGTGCCACAGATCCTCCTCAACTATAGACGCAAGTCCACCGAGGGCGTCAGCATGCTCTTCTTCCTGTTCGCCTGCCTCGGAAACCTGACTTACGTCCTCTCCATATTCGCCTTTGAGCCGCGCTGCAGAGACAAGCACTCGGGCATTGGGCCACACGCAGGGGGCTGCGTAGGAGGCGAGGCTGGAAGGATCTATGGGCAGTACATCCTCGTCAATCTGTCATGGCTCGCCGGCAGCCTTGGCACACTGCTCCTCGACATGGGCATATTTGTCCAGTTCTTCATTTACAACAAGGACGATGGCGAGGAGTTCTTTGCCGACTGCGACGCGGAGGGAAGCAGGCGAGCATACTCCCCATCGACCGTGGCTAtcgaggaggacgacgatgaggaaAGCATAGACGGGGACCGCTGGGATCCACGGCCCCTTCTCGAGCGAAGCGTGTCCAACTCGCCGCGTTGAGCATAGACTCCATACGAGATACTCGGCCCCCGGCGGAGTAACAGGCTCGCCCGAGGCATTGAAAGCACTCGATCATAGAGAGGCCAGCCCTGGAGGAAGGTTTGGATCACGGAAAAGTTTGGAGGTGTTTTGTTTAGTCTTGATTTGATTTGTCTGCTAATGTAACTAgaaacaataaaaaaaatcaaggTGGATTCATGATTATTCATGGGCTGTACTTGATACTTCCCTGGATGAACACTAGGAGTGGCCCTGACTGGCATACTTGCAATCAACGGAACCCTATAGCTATCCAGATATGCCCTTTGACTCCATGGAGGCTCGCCTTTATATGACAACAACATCGCTCAGCCAGGCTTCCGGTTCCGCAACACCACTGACGGGCACCGGCT is from Pyricularia oryzae 70-15 chromosome 2, whole genome shotgun sequence and encodes:
- a CDS encoding PQ-loop repeat-containing protein 2, producing the protein MAPPTGPLNLDVEAISGICGSISIACWVVVFSPQIVENFRRGSADGLSLQFIIIWLLGDVFNILGGVMQGVLPTMIILAIYYTIADVVLLGQCFYYRGFTWRDEVVPSSTQTPKPADGGVSNGNGSNHHGQQPNERTALLANGSSTGQQGASSRRGSWSDQSYHLSPAVPLIDDAVLARDALAASVASPSATRGAPDNRPSRLQAVAFNSLAVLMVCASGVAGWYLSRSRSDREAPSKGEDLLEFNILGQVFGWLCAVLYLGSRVPQILLNYRRKSTEGVSMLFFLFACLGNLTYVLSIFAFEPRCRDKHSGIGPHAGGCVGGEAGRIYGQYILVNLSWLAGSLGTLLLDMGIFVQFFIYNKDDGEEFFADCDAEGSRRAYSPSTVAIEEDDDEESIDGDRWDPRPLLERSVSNSPR
- a CDS encoding peroxisomal NADH pyrophosphatase NUDT12, whose amino-acid sequence is MAPSPLLPQLPADDSMLTRRFGAETANYFSGNPLNRVSFLRDNRDFLQAAFAHPSARFLALDKLAPLVHTAEKSIAWITREDVAPVTGSGPFDKTEEDMINDFNSEESHPVIILLGLDDKQKMTASDQDVFQHKDYKGAPYFAVDFTENQDVVTSLASREGLSFNQDQRSLGFNPGEEDITGPRRSKTRLSPTDMAGGEKRDRKPCASRGTVSNISFPRTDPTIIVAVVSADGTKVLLGRNKRWPKYWYSTLAGFLEPGESIEEATRREVWEESGVTVGRVVLHSSQPWPFPGSLMIGAIAQALPGDGEKIFLGNDPELEDAKWFPMAEVRKALSSGVSNLGQSAPPEYVEGDLRVPPDTAIANRLMTAVVGGYNGAFPKI